The Periplaneta americana isolate PAMFEO1 chromosome 2, P.americana_PAMFEO1_priV1, whole genome shotgun sequence genome has a window encoding:
- the LOC138694676 gene encoding hemolymph lipopolysaccharide-binding protein-like encodes MKRLYSEVFPYILSLVGLFWWLFGVSVAMQCTSPPSTPLKYTIVSARNATGHWISTMKLDHEGSENVAGPYEVDVEHSTVDCGGSELVHIETTVRSPPTRPQPGEGYELLPGLGLYKFHKDLDTWYNAEQTCVKEGAHLLVLNSDNEFAVLKKKWNDSGVGGTYLHVGINDFDKEGTFVTITGESLNTTGYMKWVPGEPNSGNTANCGALNRDGYYVDSYCSNRFSFFCKK; translated from the exons atgaAGAGACTATATTCGGAGGTATTTCCATATATTCTATCGCTCGTGGGATTGTTTTGGTGGCTCTTCGGCGTGTCGGTGGCAATGCAATGCACATCACCTCCTTCTACGCCACTCAAATACACCATTGTCAGTGCGCGTAATGCCACAGGCCACTGGATTTCTACG ATGAAACTGGATCATGAGGGAAGCGAGAATGTCGCTGGTCCTTATGAAGTGGACGTGGAGCATTCCACAGTGGACTGCGGCGGGTCTGAATTGGTACACATAGAGACTACAGTAAGAT CTCCACCGACACGACCTCAGCCTGGTGAAGGATATGAACTGCTGCCTGGTTTAGGACTCTACAAATTTCATAAAGACTTGGATACATGGTACAACGCCGAGCAGACGTGTGTCAAAGAGGGAGCACACCTTCTTGTTCTGAATTCAGACAACGAGTTTGCTGTTCTTAAAAAGAAATGGAACGACAGTGGCGTTGGTGGGACTTATCTCCATGTTGGAATTAATGACTTTGACAAGGAAGGCACTTTCGTCACAATAACTG GAGAGTCACTCAATACAACAGGATATATGAAGTGGGTTCCAGGTGAACCCAACTCGGGAAATACTGCCAACTGTGGAGCCTTGAATCGGGATGGTTACTACGTCGATTCCTATTGTTCAAATagatttagtttcttctgcaagAAATAG